The Usitatibacter rugosus genome segment CGCGACCGATCGAAGCTGCTCGCCGACATCGTCTCGATGCGCGCCAAGATGCGCGACGAGCACCGCAAGTCCCACGAGCTGAAGCACGTGCCCGGCGGCATCGTCGACCTCGAATTCGGGGTGCAAGCGATCGTCCTGCTGCACGGCCCGGCACACCCGAAGCTGCGCGAGGACAAAGGCAACCACCAGTTGCTGCGCTGGGCGGGAGAGCTCGGGCTGATCGACGCGGCCGTCGCGAACGCGGCGGCGGAGGCCTACCTCGCGCTACGCCGTCGAACCCACGCCGCGGCGCTCAACGACGAGGAAAAAGTAATCGTGCAGGACGGCGAGTTGAAGGTCGAACGCGAAGCCGTTGAGGAGCTCTGGCGAGCTGTATTCGGGACCCCTTGAACCACGGAGGCACGGAGACACGGAGGGCCACGGAGGAATACTTGAATGAACGGGAAGTAGTGCGATCGTCGTGATGCACGGTGGCCGCAACTGCAAGTTCAAGATTTCCTCCGTGGCCCTCCGTGTCTCCGTGCCTCCGTGGTTCAAGGGGCACTTCCAGCGGAGCGTTGCGGCTACTGCCGCCCCATCAGGTGGAAGACCTGCATGCGGCCCTTCCCCTTGATCTCGACCTCGTGCGCCTCGTCGAAGCGGAAGCGGTTGTGGAGCCGCCGGTACGTCATGAGGTCCACCTGGATCGCGCCCGAGTAGGCGTCGGCGGCCATGCGGAAGGCGACGTTCACCGTGTCGCCCCACATGTCGTAGATGAACTTGCGCTTGCCGATCACGCCGGCGACCACGGGCCCGGTGCCGATGCCGACGCGGATCTCGATCCGCTCGCCGGTGCGCTCGCGGTATTCGCGGACCTTGTCCTGCATCTCGAGCGCCATGGAGCCCACGGCATCCGCGTAGTGGATGTTGGCGCCGGCATCGAGGCCCGCGCAGGCCATGTACGCGTCGCCGATGGTCTTGATCTTCTCGACGCGGTGCTTGTCGGCGATCTCGTCGAACATCGAGAACACGTCGTTCAGGATCTTCACCGTCTCGACCGGCGAGAGCTCCTCGGTCATGCGCGTGAAGCCGACGATGTCCGCGAACATCACGGTGACGTCCGCGTGGCCCTGCGCGATGTTCATCTCGTTTCGCTTCAGGCGCTCGGCGATCGCGGGCGGCAGGATGTTCAGCAGCAGCTTCTCGCTGCGGTCCTTCTCGAGCTTCAACTCGGCATGCTGGGCATCGACCTGGGCTCGCAACTTCTGCTTCTCGGAAGCGAAGTACCAGAGCAGCGAGTAGATCATCACCGAGATGGCGGCGAAGTTGAGCACGAAGAACACCGCCACCGTGGCCATGTCGACGCGCGTCGGCACGTTGCCGGCCAACAGGAAGTCGAACACGCCCGCCATCACCGTCATGAAGAGCCAGGCGAAGAACCACGGCACGGACTGGCGCGTGCCGAGCACGGTAACCGCGCCCACCGGCGCCATCAGGCCCCAGAGGCTCACGCCCGAGGAGCTCACGAAGTTGCCGATGGCCCATTGCATCGCGAAGGGCGCGAAGAGGATCAGGCCCAGCTGCACGAA includes the following:
- a CDS encoding adenylate/guanylate cyclase domain-containing protein; translated protein: MSAANPAGANLSASPMTPEEKLSGDMLMLTSGFMMCAAALWLAVYWSLGHQYSTAIPLIFQGLSAATVLLYWRTRKLMLFAFVQLGLILFAPFAMQWAIGNFVSSSGVSLWGLMAPVGAVTVLGTRQSVPWFFAWLFMTVMAGVFDFLLAGNVPTRVDMATVAVFFVLNFAAISVMIYSLLWYFASEKQKLRAQVDAQHAELKLEKDRSEKLLLNILPPAIAERLKRNEMNIAQGHADVTVMFADIVGFTRMTEELSPVETVKILNDVFSMFDEIADKHRVEKIKTIGDAYMACAGLDAGANIHYADAVGSMALEMQDKVREYRERTGERIEIRVGIGTGPVVAGVIGKRKFIYDMWGDTVNVAFRMAADAYSGAIQVDLMTYRRLHNRFRFDEAHEVEIKGKGRMQVFHLMGRQ